ATCAACAAGTTTTACAACAAAAAATGCAGGAACTCTACAAAGAAGAGGGCGTGACACCAGGTCTTGCTAGCTGTTTGCCAATGCTTATCCAACTTCTTGTGATCATTGCACTTTTTAGAGTTATGCAAAATACTGGCAAGTATGTTTTCCCAGAAGGTCTTGACAATATAAGAAATAACTTTTTCTGGGTAGACAACCTACAAAATCCAGACCCACTATGGTATGGATTGCCGCTTTGGACATCCTTATCTCAAATGGGGGTTACCTTGTTCTCTATGAAGACCAACCCTCAAATGCAACAGCAACAGGCATCAGGTATGGGATCTATGAATACAATGATGTTATTTTTACCAATTGTATTTTTCTTTACATTTAGAAAATTCCCAGCAGGTTTGCCACTTTATTACACCCTATCATCATTATTTAGACTTATAATAATGGTGGTAATGCACTTTGTGATGAAAGATAAGAAGGTAATTGATTAATGAAAAAATCTGTAATTAAGTCTGCCAAGACTACTGATGAAGCAATAAGACTTGCTTTAGATGAGATCGGCAAAGAAAAAGACCAAGTAAGCATAGAAGTTTTAGAAGAAGCTAGCGGCGGTTTTTTGGGCCTTATAGGCGGCAAAGATGCTGTTGTTAGGGTTTCTTATGAAGAGGATATAAAAGAGGTCCTAGAAGACCTAAAAAGCGAAATAGAAGTAGAATCTTTTAGAGAAGAAATAAAAGACTACGATGTCAAAGAAAGAAGTGACCACTTCAAAAAAGAAGCAGATCTCACAGAAGAGCCAAAAGCAAAATCAGAAGACAAAGAAGAAACAATCCTAGAAAAAATAGAAGATGGGATAGAAGATTTGGCAGAAGATGTCAAAGAAAAAGCCGCAGACATCAAAGAAAATCTAGAAGACTTTATAGAAGAAGATACTGACCTAGTCGAAGAAAAAGAAGAAAACTCTGACTATGCCCTATCTAAAAAACGTTCAAATATAGATAGCTACTACAAGGCAAAAAATCTCCTAGAAGATATCCTAAGGGCAATGCACTTTGAAAATGTATCTGTCATAGGCAACCTAGAAGGCACCATAATCAAGCTAGAAGCCAAGGTTGATGAAAATGATACTGGTATAGCCATAGGTAAACAAGGATCAACCCTTGATTCTATCGAGTTTATCATCAGAAAAGCCATAGACTCCAGAGCCAACAACCTTAGAGTAAATGTAGATATAAACAACTACAAAAAACGTCGTGATGAAAAAATAGTCAGACTTGCAAGAGATACAGCAGAAAAAGTAGCTAGGAGCCAAAAATCTTGGAACCTAAGATACATGAACTCTTATGAAAGAAGA
This window of the Anaerococcus mediterraneensis genome carries:
- the jag gene encoding RNA-binding cell elongation regulator Jag/EloR is translated as MKKSVIKSAKTTDEAIRLALDEIGKEKDQVSIEVLEEASGGFLGLIGGKDAVVRVSYEEDIKEVLEDLKSEIEVESFREEIKDYDVKERSDHFKKEADLTEEPKAKSEDKEETILEKIEDGIEDLAEDVKEKAADIKENLEDFIEEDTDLVEEKEENSDYALSKKRSNIDSYYKAKNLLEDILRAMHFENVSVIGNLEGTIIKLEAKVDENDTGIAIGKQGSTLDSIEFIIRKAIDSRANNLRVNVDINNYKKRRDEKIVRLARDTAEKVARSQKSWNLRYMNSYERRLAHEEISKHPNVESHSEGREPQRYVVVDYVGEDL
- a CDS encoding YidC/Oxa1 family membrane protein insertase: MFNFIATLLGKLMRLIYDLLAANFSEPESISFYAIAIIIMTLLVSLITIPLTISQQKQAEKTRAFKPKMDEVQRKYGYDQQVLQQKMQELYKEEGVTPGLASCLPMLIQLLVIIALFRVMQNTGKYVFPEGLDNIRNNFFWVDNLQNPDPLWYGLPLWTSLSQMGVTLFSMKTNPQMQQQQASGMGSMNTMMLFLPIVFFFTFRKFPAGLPLYYTLSSLFRLIIMVVMHFVMKDKKVID